In the genome of Acidobacteriota bacterium, one region contains:
- a CDS encoding penicillin-binding transpeptidase domain-containing protein: protein MWAPVILTFIFVLLGILIVLILAWAAWRHRNPPVPIRTESQIEAKDFGPAETNRWLRGLRVSFLVLVLTVLGFHSYWVFWADSSRDSHFNKAKRFDARNLRLAESGLKGWVLDRTGKLENALIRYRADAGVIKREYPLGAAALHITGYSDFIFGAGGMEAAFRDWLTEPISTYNQLKSPNPVGKDLKVSVDSRLQREVFSLLQASGKPAAAVVLLLANNEVLAMASTPSFEPSTIIDESRWRLLSEQAEDFTTQPLSPLVNRALGTLVTGGAAFYYRPGSTFKTFVAAAAIDLGITGERFTCRAGGFTPEGSNRAIRDYGGEVHGVIGIHDAFRVSCNQYFAQLGLKIGAERLANYAKRLRFATSPEDKTARAFDLWQVTHGEKDQFDYVFAPPTPRMNLSSKVSRFDVALQSFGQGYDDLTVMSMALIAAAAASPDGSLVAPTFELGATRKVIGPFISAQSATRLRAMMRSVVESGTAAGAFASLAGRIAVAGKTGTADRDVYAYDRQGNPIIDQVDEEGRTHYKRTGSTDSWFVGFAPFDDPRIAFAVLVEDGGQGAKAAAPIAARIVAKAASLDYLKWAGGVNSRSVARR from the coding sequence ATGTGGGCGCCCGTCATCCTCACTTTCATATTTGTACTGCTCGGAATTCTGATAGTGCTCATCCTGGCATGGGCGGCTTGGCGTCATCGAAATCCGCCGGTTCCGATCCGCACCGAATCTCAAATCGAGGCGAAAGACTTTGGGCCGGCTGAAACCAACCGCTGGCTCCGCGGGCTAAGAGTTTCCTTTCTGGTATTGGTTCTCACCGTTCTAGGCTTTCACAGCTACTGGGTGTTCTGGGCCGATTCGAGCAGGGACTCGCATTTCAACAAGGCCAAGCGGTTCGACGCGCGCAACCTCAGATTGGCCGAAAGCGGGTTAAAGGGCTGGGTGCTGGACCGTACCGGCAAGCTTGAGAACGCGCTTATCAGATACAGGGCCGATGCCGGCGTAATCAAGCGGGAATACCCACTGGGCGCCGCAGCCCTTCATATTACCGGTTATTCGGACTTCATCTTCGGCGCGGGAGGCATGGAAGCCGCTTTCCGAGATTGGCTCACCGAACCGATCAGCACGTACAACCAGCTCAAATCGCCCAACCCGGTCGGCAAAGACCTGAAGGTCTCGGTTGACTCGAGGCTTCAACGCGAAGTGTTCAGCCTTCTCCAAGCCAGCGGGAAGCCTGCCGCCGCCGTTGTGCTGCTCTTGGCGAATAACGAGGTGCTGGCGATGGCCTCGACACCCAGTTTCGAACCGTCAACGATTATCGATGAGAGCAGGTGGCGGCTGCTGAGCGAGCAAGCCGAAGACTTCACTACCCAGCCGTTGAGCCCCCTGGTCAATCGCGCGCTGGGCACTCTGGTGACCGGCGGTGCGGCGTTCTACTATCGGCCGGGGTCAACCTTCAAAACTTTCGTCGCGGCCGCGGCAATCGACTTGGGGATTACAGGCGAAAGATTCACGTGTCGCGCCGGCGGCTTCACTCCCGAAGGCTCAAATCGCGCGATCAGGGATTACGGCGGCGAGGTGCACGGCGTGATCGGGATTCACGACGCGTTTCGCGTTTCGTGTAATCAATACTTCGCGCAGTTGGGATTGAAGATCGGCGCAGAGCGATTGGCAAACTACGCGAAGAGGCTGAGGTTTGCTACGTCGCCCGAAGACAAAACGGCGCGCGCGTTCGATCTCTGGCAGGTGACGCACGGCGAGAAAGACCAATTCGATTACGTCTTTGCGCCGCCCACCCCTCGAATGAACCTATCGAGCAAAGTAAGCAGATTCGACGTCGCGCTTCAGAGTTTCGGGCAAGGCTACGACGACTTGACCGTGATGTCGATGGCTTTGATAGCCGCGGCTGCGGCTAGCCCGGATGGTTCATTGGTCGCGCCAACGTTCGAGCTCGGCGCGACGCGAAAAGTGATTGGCCCGTTCATATCCGCTCAGTCTGCGACGCGGCTTCGAGCGATGATGCGCTCGGTAGTTGAAAGCGGAACTGCTGCAGGCGCTTTCGCATCGCTGGCAGGACGAATCGCGGTGGCAGGCAAGACGGGCACCGCAGACCGCGATGTTTACGCCTATGATCGACAGGGTAATCCTATCATCGATCAGGTTGATGAAGAGGGGCGCACACACTACAAAAGAACCGGTTCTACCGACTCGTGGTTTGTCGGGTTCGCGCCCTTCGACGATCCTCGGATCGCATTTGCCGTGCTTGTCGAGGACGGAGGCCAGGGCGCCAAGGCTGCGGCGCCCATAGCGGCGAGGATAGTCGCCAAGGCAGCTTCACTGGACTATCTGAAGTGGGCTGGAGGCGTGAACTCCAGATCAGTTGCTCGCCGCTAA
- a CDS encoding FhaA domain-containing protein gives MADANDTVLDKAENLARRVLERLGSRVDSKLASGKEQTLSPQVISDLASRIEHVVDSGLKEDEHGVRKVAPNRFKVLFTYEETSALSEQYIEAVGKELTATVFEYINNRRYATRGPVEVNASRDLFTKTTAVKASFDGVNDQAVGSSQTSPVPQSEQSKHVCFNSTNGLAYRVELKPDGAQAYIGRAAGNAVRLDDPSVSRLHCSLTLKSSGAALIADVGSANGTYVNEHLLGRDETRLLQAGDVVGVGDFRLTVSEIT, from the coding sequence ATGGCAGACGCGAATGACACCGTGCTTGACAAAGCCGAGAACCTCGCTCGACGGGTCCTGGAGCGGCTTGGGTCCAGGGTCGACAGCAAACTCGCCTCAGGAAAAGAGCAGACGCTCAGCCCGCAGGTCATCAGCGATCTCGCCTCACGCATCGAGCACGTCGTCGATTCCGGTCTCAAAGAAGACGAACACGGCGTTCGAAAAGTCGCGCCCAATCGGTTCAAGGTGCTTTTCACCTACGAGGAAACTTCCGCGCTCAGCGAGCAGTATATTGAAGCGGTGGGTAAGGAATTGACGGCCACGGTCTTCGAGTACATCAACAACCGGCGGTACGCCACGCGCGGGCCCGTTGAGGTAAATGCGAGTCGAGACCTGTTCACAAAAACAACGGCGGTGAAAGCGAGTTTCGACGGCGTCAACGATCAGGCAGTTGGTTCGTCGCAAACCAGTCCGGTCCCCCAATCGGAACAATCGAAGCACGTTTGTTTCAACAGCACCAACGGACTGGCTTATCGAGTCGAGTTGAAGCCGGATGGCGCTCAAGCTTATATAGGCCGCGCCGCTGGGAACGCTGTGCGACTGGACGACCCGAGCGTTTCGCGGCTGCACTGTTCGCTAACTCTTAAAAGCAGCGGAGCCGCGCTAATAGCCGATGTGGGCAGTGCCAACGGCACTTATGTGAATGAGCATCTTCTCGGCCGAGACGAGACGCGCCTGCTCCAGGCTGGCGACGTTGTTGGAGTGGGCGACTTCAGGCTAACCGTGTCGGAAATCACTTAA
- the menC gene encoding o-succinylbenzoate synthase: MRLAIERIELREIELPLKSPFETSFGRTTRRRIMIVRAFDKSGAYGYGECTAPEDPFYNHETIDTAWTIVRDFVGPILAAARIERADEVNGALARIRGNRMAKGGVEAAVWDLEARLCSMPLWERIGGTFAEIACGVSIGLQASIEALVEKVAREVEAGYQRIKIKIKPQQDVALVEAVRSKFPDIRLSVDANSAYSLADIKVMKRLDEFNLIMIEQPLTAGDLVDHAKLQREINTPICLDESILTVADARHAHELGSCKIVNVKLGRVGGHAEAWAIQKFCSDRGTPVWCGGMLESGVGRAHNIAMSTLEGFTLPGDVSASARYWEEDIIEPPVTVSPRGTIAAPAGPGIGYEVNESRVEALCKRREQVRL, encoded by the coding sequence ATGAGACTAGCAATTGAACGAATCGAACTGCGGGAAATCGAATTGCCTTTGAAGTCGCCGTTCGAAACCAGCTTCGGACGCACGACGCGCAGACGGATCATGATCGTGCGCGCTTTCGACAAGTCCGGGGCTTACGGTTACGGCGAGTGTACTGCCCCCGAAGACCCCTTCTATAACCACGAGACTATCGACACAGCATGGACCATCGTACGCGATTTTGTTGGCCCGATTCTCGCGGCTGCACGAATCGAACGCGCCGACGAAGTAAACGGCGCGCTGGCGCGAATACGCGGCAACCGCATGGCCAAGGGTGGAGTGGAAGCCGCAGTCTGGGACCTCGAAGCCAGGCTTTGCTCGATGCCACTCTGGGAGCGCATCGGTGGAACGTTCGCAGAGATCGCCTGTGGCGTTTCGATCGGCTTGCAAGCGAGCATTGAAGCACTGGTCGAAAAAGTTGCGCGCGAAGTTGAAGCGGGTTATCAGCGCATCAAGATCAAGATCAAACCACAACAAGACGTTGCACTGGTGGAAGCCGTTCGATCCAAGTTCCCTGACATTAGACTCTCCGTGGACGCCAACTCTGCCTACTCGCTTGCGGACATCAAGGTGATGAAGAGATTGGATGAGTTCAACTTGATTATGATCGAGCAGCCGCTGACAGCGGGGGATCTGGTCGATCATGCCAAGCTGCAGCGCGAGATCAACACGCCGATCTGTTTGGATGAATCCATCCTCACGGTAGCCGACGCCCGTCACGCTCATGAGCTCGGCTCGTGCAAGATCGTAAACGTCAAACTAGGCCGCGTGGGCGGCCACGCCGAAGCCTGGGCGATTCAGAAGTTCTGCTCCGACCGCGGGACGCCGGTATGGTGCGGGGGCATGCTTGAATCAGGCGTCGGCCGCGCGCACAACATAGCGATGTCGACGCTCGAAGGCTTTACTTTGCCTGGCGATGTTTCGGCATCGGCGCGCTATTGGGAAGAAGACATTATCGAGCCTCCGGTCACCGTGAGCCCCCGAGGCACGATTGCCGCGCCTGCCGGCCCGGGCATCGGATACGAGGTAAACGAGAGCCGGGTCGAAGCGCTTTGTAAAAGGCGTGAACAAGTGCGTCTTTAG
- the fabG gene encoding 3-oxoacyl-[acyl-carrier-protein] reductase — MSEFEGRAAIVTGGSRGIGRAIVKELASRGANVAFSFTRNREMADQLVAELQNAGSRAQAFQADVTDLGAAEGMVKAVKSEFGSVDYLVNNAGITRDKLIMMMTTEDWDAVLDTNLKGVFNITKHAVSVMVRQRRGSILNIASISGIVGMAGQTNYSASKAGLIGFTKALAKEVGRRNITVNALALGLIETDMSAALPADYKQKMLDQIPLGRYGTVEEVARVAAFLLSDDARYITGQVIQADGGLAM, encoded by the coding sequence ATGTCAGAATTTGAGGGAAGAGCGGCAATAGTGACCGGCGGGTCGCGAGGCATTGGACGAGCAATAGTGAAGGAGCTTGCCTCGCGAGGCGCAAACGTGGCTTTCAGCTTTACCAGGAATCGCGAGATGGCTGATCAGCTTGTCGCCGAGCTTCAGAACGCCGGGAGCCGGGCGCAGGCGTTTCAGGCTGATGTAACCGATCTGGGTGCAGCGGAGGGAATGGTAAAGGCGGTGAAGAGCGAGTTCGGATCAGTCGACTATCTCGTCAATAACGCCGGCATCACTCGTGACAAATTGATAATGATGATGACGACAGAAGACTGGGACGCGGTCCTCGATACAAACCTGAAGGGCGTTTTCAACATTACGAAACACGCGGTATCGGTTATGGTCCGCCAGCGACGCGGTTCGATTCTAAATATCGCATCCATCAGCGGGATCGTCGGAATGGCGGGACAGACTAACTATTCGGCATCGAAGGCCGGGCTGATCGGTTTCACCAAGGCGCTCGCCAAGGAAGTTGGCCGGCGTAACATAACAGTGAACGCTCTTGCGCTGGGCTTGATCGAAACTGATATGAGCGCGGCGTTACCCGCAGACTACAAGCAAAAGATGCTCGATCAGATTCCGCTGGGACGTTACGGGACCGTGGAAGAGGTCGCCCGAGTTGCCGCCTTTCTTCTGTCGGACGACGCGCGATACATAACCGGGCAGGTGATCCAGGCCGATGGCGGTCTCGCGATGTGA
- a CDS encoding trypsin-like peptidase domain-containing protein: MNDTGNDSGSIGQQNPQDPRKQRRGARGAWIAISFLVAALVVTVAIIQGAYHRSSKNVPVLPEPRAVASTSAPSPTELSNSFREVAKAVKPAVVYVDVVERSEADPTQTDPFGFSEPRGQRREGAGSGFIVTEDGYILTNNHVVGNASKINVTLADGRKFKATVIGKDAPTDLAVIKIDATGLPVAMLARDSDEVEQGDWVLALGSPFGLQQTLTAGIVSATGRELRDGRNNQMFSRFIQTDASINPGNSGGPLVNMKGEVIGINTMILTGGPFSQGNIGIGFAIASNGARKVFPSLVKNGRVSRGYLGVLVSDLDQAHARAVGLEPNTGVFVSDVPDPNSPAGKAGLQPKDVITAFNGKPVKAGQELTDAVASTSVGQQARVDFIRKGQPQSVTVELVERPSDPNARAIPRGQGGDGDPDAVQQSRLGIQARTVTPELVDQIKPKLKTPAGALVVAVQPNSPGADAGVQHGDVIHNFDQTEIKTVEDLVNAVRSIPPGEYLIEVERKGRTAFLKVTLE; this comes from the coding sequence ATGAACGACACTGGCAATGATAGCGGGTCCATCGGGCAACAGAACCCCCAGGATCCACGGAAGCAACGGCGGGGTGCTCGCGGCGCATGGATAGCTATCTCTTTCCTGGTCGCTGCGCTGGTGGTCACCGTAGCCATCATCCAAGGCGCATATCATCGCTCGTCAAAAAACGTGCCCGTGCTGCCTGAGCCACGCGCGGTCGCGTCTACCAGCGCGCCATCGCCCACCGAGCTTTCAAACTCGTTTCGCGAGGTGGCCAAAGCCGTGAAGCCCGCCGTCGTGTATGTCGACGTAGTCGAACGCTCCGAGGCCGATCCGACCCAGACCGATCCGTTTGGGTTCTCAGAGCCCAGGGGACAGCGGCGTGAAGGGGCAGGCTCCGGTTTCATAGTGACCGAGGACGGCTACATTCTCACGAACAATCACGTCGTGGGCAACGCCAGCAAGATCAACGTCACTCTCGCTGATGGTCGCAAGTTCAAGGCGACAGTGATCGGAAAAGATGCGCCCACCGACCTCGCCGTCATCAAGATCGATGCCACGGGTTTGCCGGTCGCAATGCTTGCTCGCGATTCGGACGAGGTCGAGCAAGGCGATTGGGTGCTTGCTCTGGGCAGTCCGTTTGGGCTTCAGCAAACGTTGACCGCCGGCATAGTCAGCGCCACCGGGCGCGAGCTACGCGATGGACGCAACAACCAGATGTTCAGCCGGTTCATTCAGACCGACGCTTCGATCAATCCCGGTAACTCCGGCGGTCCGCTGGTTAATATGAAAGGCGAAGTGATCGGAATCAACACCATGATCCTGACCGGGGGACCCTTCAGTCAGGGCAATATCGGAATTGGATTCGCTATCGCGTCGAACGGCGCGCGAAAAGTTTTTCCCAGTCTGGTGAAGAACGGCAGGGTCAGCCGCGGCTATCTGGGCGTGCTGGTGAGCGACCTTGACCAGGCACATGCGCGCGCCGTTGGCTTGGAACCAAACACCGGTGTTTTCGTCAGTGATGTTCCGGATCCCAACAGCCCGGCCGGCAAAGCGGGACTACAGCCCAAGGACGTGATAACGGCTTTCAACGGCAAGCCGGTGAAGGCCGGGCAAGAGCTGACCGACGCAGTTGCATCTACATCAGTCGGTCAGCAGGCGCGAGTGGACTTCATACGAAAGGGCCAACCCCAGTCAGTCACCGTTGAGCTTGTCGAGCGGCCATCGGACCCGAACGCTCGCGCCATACCAAGAGGCCAGGGAGGAGATGGAGACCCGGACGCAGTTCAGCAAAGCCGCCTCGGCATTCAAGCGCGAACCGTTACGCCGGAGCTTGTCGACCAGATAAAGCCAAAGCTAAAGACGCCGGCCGGCGCGCTGGTTGTCGCGGTTCAGCCTAACAGCCCCGGCGCTGACGCGGGCGTGCAGCACGGCGACGTGATTCACAACTTCGATCAAACCGAGATCAAGACGGTTGAAGATCTGGTGAATGCCGTGCGGTCGATCCCTCCTGGTGAGTACCTCATCGAAGTAGAGCGAAAAGGCCGGACCGCCTTCTTGAAGGTTACGCTGGAGTAG
- a CDS encoding sigma-54 dependent transcriptional regulator, which translates to MSSNSNIRLLIAEDEKNLGLVLEKEMSRLGHEVTLVHDAEAAIKASREAEFDVALLDIMMPGRSGLEVLRELRQQEQPPEVLMMTGHATVETALQAMKLGAYDYLTKPCHIRELEAIISKAYEKRQLRVENMILQSRLTYKEKAPDIVVRSQKMNDVMALVRKIAASNATVLVTGDSGTGKELVANTVHCFSPRNGGPFIDISCAAIQETLLESELFGYEPGAFTGARKRKLGLLELAHGGTLFLDEIGEMSLTLQSKLLRVLETQSFYRVGGTKKVEVDVRFIAATNRDLNQDVVEGKFRSDLLFRINNFTIKLPALRERPEDIPALADHFLGLVSGGDRVRLSDDAMQVLMNYAWPGNVRELRNVIERAVILSTGDEIGADDLPLELRTHRMMSMEAADGDESKAGSLDELRRKQILSVLEQTGWHQGKASEILGISPSTLYRQLKEYGLTRSRRIHEQAF; encoded by the coding sequence GTGAGTTCAAACTCAAACATAAGACTGTTGATAGCCGAGGACGAAAAGAATCTCGGTCTGGTTCTTGAAAAAGAGATGTCAAGGCTCGGCCATGAGGTCACACTGGTGCACGATGCGGAGGCTGCGATCAAGGCGTCGCGCGAAGCTGAGTTCGACGTTGCGCTGCTGGACATAATGATGCCGGGACGCAGCGGGCTCGAAGTTCTGCGCGAGCTGCGTCAACAAGAGCAGCCACCCGAGGTGTTAATGATGACCGGGCACGCGACGGTGGAGACGGCGCTCCAGGCAATGAAGCTCGGCGCCTACGACTATCTCACAAAGCCATGCCATATCCGCGAGCTGGAGGCGATAATCAGCAAGGCCTATGAGAAGCGACAGCTCAGGGTTGAAAACATGATTCTGCAGTCGCGGCTCACCTACAAAGAGAAGGCGCCGGACATCGTGGTGCGCAGTCAGAAGATGAACGACGTGATGGCGCTAGTTCGCAAGATCGCGGCTTCGAACGCGACCGTGCTGGTGACCGGTGATTCAGGCACTGGAAAGGAACTGGTTGCCAACACGGTTCACTGCTTCTCGCCAAGGAACGGGGGTCCGTTCATCGACATAAGTTGCGCGGCGATCCAGGAGACGCTGCTTGAATCCGAGCTGTTCGGCTACGAGCCCGGCGCATTCACCGGCGCGCGAAAACGGAAGCTCGGGCTGCTGGAACTCGCTCACGGCGGGACCCTGTTTCTCGATGAGATTGGCGAGATGAGTTTGACGCTTCAGTCAAAGCTGCTCCGCGTGCTCGAGACGCAATCATTTTATCGAGTAGGCGGCACAAAGAAAGTCGAAGTCGATGTGCGATTCATCGCGGCAACCAACCGCGACCTGAATCAAGACGTAGTCGAAGGAAAGTTCAGAAGCGACCTTCTCTTCCGCATAAACAACTTCACCATCAAGCTGCCTGCTCTGCGCGAAAGGCCCGAAGACATTCCGGCGCTTGCCGACCACTTCCTCGGGTTGGTTAGCGGCGGCGACCGCGTGCGCCTGAGCGACGACGCGATGCAAGTGCTGATGAACTACGCATGGCCCGGCAACGTGCGCGAGTTGAGAAACGTGATCGAGCGCGCGGTGATACTCTCAACCGGGGATGAGATCGGAGCCGACGATTTGCCGCTCGAGCTGCGAACGCACCGCATGATGAGCATGGAAGCGGCCGACGGCGACGAGTCCAAGGCCGGCAGCCTCGACGAGCTGCGTCGCAAGCAGATACTTTCGGTGCTCGAACAGACGGGCTGGCATCAGGGCAAAGCATCGGAGATTCTCGGTATCTCGCCGAGCACGCTATACCGGCAGCTCAAGGAGTATGGCCTCACGCGATCGAGGAGGATCCACGAGCAAGCGTTCTGA
- a CDS encoding ATP-binding protein translates to MSNPSGLSDSILILADETKSARAMQRLLEASGYDAVSLASAEAARDEMRAREVSLIIIESSASRLTGSSLVPSNDDSGESLRRLRWAHHALTFCEDVRADTSTADVPILVISKSHRPQDKVACLNQGATDYIIRPYQRAELLSRVKAHLRSSRYERERAERFEQLNVLHTVSSVLASSLEPEVLLQGTLAALIKYVRANAGVVFLREADERPIGIASVQGLTMDEGAQTSLLEWYSRIVPLINGKPLVLVPLPDSARRGGASEILKDVRGLACAQLTLKGKVLGAVCLLSNDETPFPSHQTELLSTVCNQLTVALENARLYLETKKSAAQLSFVYNLGHNLMTSLEMDELLSYAVFTVGKSLECDACAVVVRSSTDSNDLASAICSRSHQDQPAGDDWFSRERVVSYLSSADWRVQPSIQIRTAERFLRDPGILLETVVPLMFDDRMLGILICGSYAAHPISADDQKLLGAVAQQLSLAIRNTELYRRTKDTSINLAVEVSQRTREAEEQKRFTEKIIDSLPVSLYVVDRDMRIVAWNRNREVGGLGINREQVLGRNVFQVLVRQPRRKLENEFVDVFRSGEMVHMEQESWFDGQKKTWKISKIPMRVDNAEVTHVITVGEDITEQKKMNEAVIHAEKLASIGRLAAGVVHEINNPLATIAACSEALTARVEDVEDATLHLDFGEYLQIIRDEAFRCKTITNSLLEFSHQRQAEKLAGDINQIIEQTLQLIRHHPKLGKMRIIRELDNSLPPVYVNEGQMKQILIALMSNAFDALEADGSMTIRTHWSDSETERLICVELSDTGCGIPAQHLPRIFDPFFTTKPLGRGTGLGLSVCYGIVSEHGGRIEVDSTEGVGTTFRLLMPPHHEMSAHAREQSFGAILEMEGVL, encoded by the coding sequence ATGTCTAACCCTAGCGGGTTATCCGACAGCATCCTCATACTCGCGGACGAAACGAAGTCAGCGCGAGCTATGCAGCGGTTGCTGGAGGCCTCAGGCTATGATGCAGTATCACTCGCTTCCGCCGAAGCTGCTCGCGACGAGATGCGCGCCCGCGAAGTCTCGCTGATCATCATCGAATCTTCCGCTTCACGCCTCACCGGCTCTTCCTTAGTTCCTTCCAATGACGACTCGGGTGAGAGCCTGCGGCGGCTCCGCTGGGCTCATCACGCATTGACCTTTTGCGAGGATGTTCGCGCTGATACCTCAACGGCCGATGTGCCGATCCTGGTCATCTCCAAGAGCCATCGCCCGCAAGATAAAGTTGCTTGCCTGAACCAGGGCGCGACCGATTACATCATCAGACCTTATCAGAGAGCGGAGCTGCTTTCTCGAGTCAAAGCGCATCTACGCTCCTCGCGCTATGAGCGCGAAAGAGCTGAAAGATTCGAGCAACTGAACGTGCTTCACACGGTCTCCTCGGTGCTGGCCAGCTCGCTGGAGCCCGAGGTGTTGTTGCAAGGCACACTCGCCGCGCTGATCAAGTACGTTCGCGCGAACGCCGGCGTGGTCTTTCTGCGCGAAGCCGATGAGAGGCCGATTGGCATCGCCTCCGTGCAAGGGCTGACGATGGATGAGGGCGCTCAGACGAGCCTGCTCGAGTGGTACTCTCGAATCGTCCCGCTGATAAATGGAAAACCGCTGGTGCTTGTGCCACTGCCCGACTCGGCGCGCAGAGGAGGGGCAAGTGAGATCTTGAAGGATGTACGCGGTTTGGCGTGCGCGCAACTCACGCTGAAGGGGAAAGTATTGGGCGCCGTATGCCTGCTTTCAAACGACGAAACGCCGTTTCCCAGCCATCAGACGGAGCTGCTTTCCACTGTCTGCAATCAACTGACTGTCGCGCTGGAGAACGCGCGGCTCTATTTGGAAACCAAGAAGAGCGCCGCGCAGCTTTCCTTTGTCTACAACCTCGGCCACAACTTGATGACCTCGCTCGAGATGGACGAGCTATTGAGCTATGCCGTGTTCACCGTCGGCAAGAGCCTGGAATGCGACGCGTGCGCCGTTGTGGTTAGAAGCTCAACCGACTCGAACGATCTCGCGTCGGCGATTTGCTCGCGCTCGCACCAGGATCAACCCGCCGGCGATGACTGGTTTAGCAGGGAGCGTGTCGTCAGCTATCTAAGCTCGGCCGACTGGCGCGTGCAGCCGTCCATTCAAATAAGAACCGCCGAACGCTTCCTTCGCGATCCGGGCATACTGCTTGAAACCGTCGTTCCTCTCATGTTCGATGATCGAATGCTGGGAATTCTCATCTGCGGGAGCTACGCGGCGCACCCGATCAGCGCCGACGATCAAAAACTGCTGGGCGCCGTCGCGCAGCAACTGAGCCTGGCTATCAGAAACACGGAACTATACCGGCGGACCAAGGACACCTCGATCAACCTTGCGGTCGAGGTCTCGCAGCGAACGCGCGAGGCGGAAGAACAAAAGCGATTCACTGAAAAGATCATCGATTCCCTTCCTGTCTCGCTCTACGTCGTCGATCGCGATATGCGCATAGTGGCGTGGAACCGCAATCGCGAAGTCGGAGGGCTCGGCATCAATCGCGAACAGGTGCTCGGCCGCAATGTGTTTCAAGTGCTGGTCCGCCAACCGCGCCGCAAGCTCGAAAATGAGTTCGTCGATGTGTTCCGAAGCGGCGAAATGGTTCACATGGAGCAGGAGTCATGGTTCGACGGTCAGAAGAAAACGTGGAAGATCAGCAAGATCCCTATGCGGGTCGATAACGCCGAGGTCACCCACGTCATCACCGTCGGCGAAGACATAACCGAGCAGAAGAAAATGAACGAGGCGGTCATCCACGCTGAGAAACTCGCTTCGATTGGCAGGCTCGCCGCCGGCGTGGTACACGAGATCAACAATCCGCTGGCAACGATCGCAGCTTGCTCGGAGGCGCTGACTGCGCGCGTCGAAGATGTTGAGGATGCCACTCTGCACCTGGACTTCGGCGAGTATCTGCAGATCATTCGCGATGAAGCATTCAGATGCAAGACGATTACCAACAGCCTGCTCGAATTCTCTCACCAGCGTCAGGCAGAAAAGCTTGCGGGCGATATCAATCAAATCATCGAGCAAACGCTTCAGCTCATCAGGCATCACCCCAAGCTTGGGAAGATGCGGATAATCAGGGAGCTCGATAACTCGCTTCCGCCGGTTTACGTGAACGAAGGCCAGATGAAGCAAATCTTAATTGCGCTGATGTCGAATGCGTTTGACGCGCTGGAGGCTGATGGCAGCATGACGATTCGAACGCATTGGAGCGATTCAGAGACAGAACGCCTGATCTGCGTTGAGCTCAGCGACACCGGCTGCGGAATCCCGGCTCAGCATTTGCCGAGAATATTTGACCCTTTCTTTACAACCAAACCGCTGGGCCGGGGGACCGGACTGGGCCTGTCGGTCTGTTACGGGATTGTCTCCGAACACGGCGGAAGAATCGAGGTCGATTCAACTGAAGGCGTGGGAACGACGTTCCGTTTGTTGATGCCACCGCATCATGAAATGAGCGCGCACGCGCGCGAGCAATCATTCGGAGCCATACTTGAAATGGAGGGAGTGCTGTGA
- the ybgF gene encoding tol-pal system protein YbgF has protein sequence MSLKFITAAALSLVLLASMGRSGLADQKSEAQLKLALDELKAEVIVLERQVRTMQEAMDKNSGQLNTLVVQIADKVNAISQAQSRISEGSSSAIQSVSGLSEQLSSTNQRIDRVSEQLAQLKKLVENLPKLPTFTQITPGNPDQLFAAAYGDYSRGNYDLAISEFRQYVETYPTSEMADNAQYWIGECYFSKKLLNEAIAEFDKVSLLFPKGDKVPAARFKKALALTDLGQVDAGRAELQALIKLYPRSTEAVLARQQLER, from the coding sequence ATGTCGTTGAAGTTCATCACCGCCGCCGCACTTAGCCTCGTCTTACTGGCGTCGATGGGTAGAAGCGGACTCGCGGATCAAAAAAGCGAGGCTCAACTCAAGCTTGCGCTCGATGAGTTGAAGGCCGAAGTGATCGTGCTCGAACGCCAGGTCCGCACGATGCAAGAAGCGATGGATAAGAACAGCGGGCAGCTAAATACTCTGGTCGTTCAGATCGCCGATAAGGTGAATGCAATCAGCCAGGCACAAAGCCGCATCAGCGAAGGCAGCTCGAGCGCGATTCAATCGGTCAGCGGGCTGAGCGAGCAACTGAGCTCCACCAATCAGCGCATCGATCGCGTGTCAGAGCAGTTGGCCCAGCTCAAAAAGCTGGTTGAGAACCTGCCGAAGCTTCCTACCTTCACCCAGATCACCCCCGGCAATCCGGATCAACTGTTTGCTGCTGCTTATGGCGACTACAGCCGAGGTAACTACGACCTCGCGATAAGTGAGTTCCGCCAGTACGTCGAGACTTATCCCACGAGCGAGATGGCCGACAACGCGCAGTACTGGATAGGTGAGTGCTATTTCAGCAAGAAGCTGTTGAATGAAGCAATCGCCGAATTCGACAAGGTGTCTTTGTTGTTCCCGAAGGGTGATAAGGTCCCGGCCGCTCGATTCAAGAAAGCGCTGGCGTTGACCGATCTCGGCCAGGTCGATGCAGGCCGCGCCGAGCTTCAAGCGCTAATCAAGCTCTATCCTCGAAGCACTGAAGCAGTGCTCGCCAGGCAACAGCTCGAAAGGTGA